The proteins below come from a single Caloenas nicobarica isolate bCalNic1 chromosome 23, bCalNic1.hap1, whole genome shotgun sequence genomic window:
- the PIGV gene encoding GPI mannosyltransferase 2 isoform X1, producing MEPVSRRDPLLREVLRFALRCRALALLLQALFNLLIPDHAADAFSPPRLSEPGPWDLLVERLLGGLSRWDAEHFLFIAERGYLYEHNCAFFPLYPLSLRAGAEAALWPLQRLLRLRSRLLLSAALLNSLFSVLAAAALYKLGCAVLRCRRAAFLAAVLFCVSPANVFLAAAYSESMFSCLAFGAMWRLERGQRWLGALLFSLAAGARANGVVNAGFFLYSCAKRFILQLQVRSGSLRTLRPSWKRLLSAASSAVVCAGVFLPFALFQYYAYVRFCVPGADLQRAVPEPLLRLALDKGYRLAGARGVHPPWCSQRFPAVYPYIQDVYWNVGFLRYFELRQIPNFLLALPVTLLSSWAAWTYLMANPRHCLTLGLERRNSEEENKPRAGFCCPAVFVYVVHATALLLFGFFCMHVQVLTRFLGSSSPILYWFSAHLLQEHEPLLWSEGTDHQTTSLRGESPGSRGKGAAANPVLRLLSNWRFITPLSKCVLGFFLSYWLLGLVLHCNFLPWT from the exons ATGGAGCCGGTGAGCAGGCGAGACCCCCTCCTGCGGGAGGTGCTGCGCTTTGCGCTGCGCTGCAGAGCCCTGgcgctcctgctgcag gCTCTGTTTAACCTCCTGATCCCCGACCACGCCGCAGACGCCTTCTCCCCTCCTCGCCTCTCCGAGCCCGGCCCCTGGGACCTGCTGGTGGAGCGGCTGCTGGGCGGGCTGTCGCGCTGGGACGCCGAACATTTCCTCTTCATCGCCGAGCGCGGATACCTGTACGAGCACAACTGCGCCTTCTTCCCGCTGTACCCCCTGAGCCTGCGCGCCGGAGCCGAAGCCGCGCTGTGGCCTTTGCAGCGGCTGCTGCGTTTGCGGAGCCGCCTCCTGCTCTCCGCCGCGCTCCTCAATTCTCTGTTTTCCGTCCTGGCAGCCGCCGCGCTGTACAAACTGGGCTGCGCGGTGCTGCGCTGTCGCCGGGCGGCTTTTCTCGCCGCCGTTCTCTTTTGCGTCAGCCCTGCCAACGTATTTCTGGCAGCTGCTTACTCGGAGAGCATGTTTTCCTGCCTGGCGTTCGGTGCCATGTGGCGGCTGGAGCGGGGGCAGCGCTGGCTGGGCGCGCTGCTCTTCTCGCTCGCGGCCGGCGCCCGCGCCAACGGGGTTGTTAACGCCGGCTTCTTCCTCTACTCCTGCGCCAAACGCTTCATCCTCCAGCTCCAGGTGCGTTCGGGATCGCTAAGGACGCTCCGTCCGTCGTGGAAGCGGCTCCTTAGCGCGGCGTCCTCAGCCGTTGTGTGCGCTGGGgtgtttttgccttttgctttgtttcagtaTTACGCCTACGTGAGGTTCTGCGTGCCCGGCGCTGACCTGCAGCGGGCTGTCCCGGAGCCGCTGCTGCGACTGGCTCTGGACAAGGGGTATCGGCTGGCGGGGGCGCGCGGGGTTCACCCCCCTTGGTGCTCCCAGCGGTTCCCCGCGGTCTATCCCTATATCCAAGATGTTTACTGGAACGTTGGCTTTCTGCGGTATTTCGAGCTCAGGCAGATCCCaaatttccttcttgctttGCCCGTCACGCTCCTGAGCTCCTGGGCTGCCTGGACCTACCTCATGGCAAACCCCCGGCACTGCCTGACTCTTGGTctagagaggagaaacagcgaagaagaaaataaaccaagagCTGGATTTTGCTGCCCCGCTGTCTTCGTGTACGTGGTCCACGCCACGGCCCTGCTGCTCTTCGGGTTTTTCTGCATGCACGTGCAG GTGCTGACCCGGTTCCTTGGCTCCTCCTCTCCCATCCTGTACTGGTTCTCCGCTCACCTGCTTCAAGAACACGAACCTTTGCTCTGGAGCGAAGGGACCGATCATCAAACCACGTCTCTTCGGGGTGAATCTCCCGGTTCCCGCGGGAAAGGAGCTGCTGCGAACCCCGTCCTGAGGCTGCTGAGCAACTGGAGGTTCATCACCCCCCTCAGCAAATGCGTCCtgggttttttcctgtcctactggctgctggggctggttcTGCACTGCAACTTCTTGCCGTGGACATAG
- the PIGV gene encoding GPI mannosyltransferase 2 isoform X2 yields MEPALFNLLIPDHAADAFSPPRLSEPGPWDLLVERLLGGLSRWDAEHFLFIAERGYLYEHNCAFFPLYPLSLRAGAEAALWPLQRLLRLRSRLLLSAALLNSLFSVLAAAALYKLGCAVLRCRRAAFLAAVLFCVSPANVFLAAAYSESMFSCLAFGAMWRLERGQRWLGALLFSLAAGARANGVVNAGFFLYSCAKRFILQLQVRSGSLRTLRPSWKRLLSAASSAVVCAGVFLPFALFQYYAYVRFCVPGADLQRAVPEPLLRLALDKGYRLAGARGVHPPWCSQRFPAVYPYIQDVYWNVGFLRYFELRQIPNFLLALPVTLLSSWAAWTYLMANPRHCLTLGLERRNSEEENKPRAGFCCPAVFVYVVHATALLLFGFFCMHVQVLTRFLGSSSPILYWFSAHLLQEHEPLLWSEGTDHQTTSLRGESPGSRGKGAAANPVLRLLSNWRFITPLSKCVLGFFLSYWLLGLVLHCNFLPWT; encoded by the exons ATGGAGCCG gCTCTGTTTAACCTCCTGATCCCCGACCACGCCGCAGACGCCTTCTCCCCTCCTCGCCTCTCCGAGCCCGGCCCCTGGGACCTGCTGGTGGAGCGGCTGCTGGGCGGGCTGTCGCGCTGGGACGCCGAACATTTCCTCTTCATCGCCGAGCGCGGATACCTGTACGAGCACAACTGCGCCTTCTTCCCGCTGTACCCCCTGAGCCTGCGCGCCGGAGCCGAAGCCGCGCTGTGGCCTTTGCAGCGGCTGCTGCGTTTGCGGAGCCGCCTCCTGCTCTCCGCCGCGCTCCTCAATTCTCTGTTTTCCGTCCTGGCAGCCGCCGCGCTGTACAAACTGGGCTGCGCGGTGCTGCGCTGTCGCCGGGCGGCTTTTCTCGCCGCCGTTCTCTTTTGCGTCAGCCCTGCCAACGTATTTCTGGCAGCTGCTTACTCGGAGAGCATGTTTTCCTGCCTGGCGTTCGGTGCCATGTGGCGGCTGGAGCGGGGGCAGCGCTGGCTGGGCGCGCTGCTCTTCTCGCTCGCGGCCGGCGCCCGCGCCAACGGGGTTGTTAACGCCGGCTTCTTCCTCTACTCCTGCGCCAAACGCTTCATCCTCCAGCTCCAGGTGCGTTCGGGATCGCTAAGGACGCTCCGTCCGTCGTGGAAGCGGCTCCTTAGCGCGGCGTCCTCAGCCGTTGTGTGCGCTGGGgtgtttttgccttttgctttgtttcagtaTTACGCCTACGTGAGGTTCTGCGTGCCCGGCGCTGACCTGCAGCGGGCTGTCCCGGAGCCGCTGCTGCGACTGGCTCTGGACAAGGGGTATCGGCTGGCGGGGGCGCGCGGGGTTCACCCCCCTTGGTGCTCCCAGCGGTTCCCCGCGGTCTATCCCTATATCCAAGATGTTTACTGGAACGTTGGCTTTCTGCGGTATTTCGAGCTCAGGCAGATCCCaaatttccttcttgctttGCCCGTCACGCTCCTGAGCTCCTGGGCTGCCTGGACCTACCTCATGGCAAACCCCCGGCACTGCCTGACTCTTGGTctagagaggagaaacagcgaagaagaaaataaaccaagagCTGGATTTTGCTGCCCCGCTGTCTTCGTGTACGTGGTCCACGCCACGGCCCTGCTGCTCTTCGGGTTTTTCTGCATGCACGTGCAG GTGCTGACCCGGTTCCTTGGCTCCTCCTCTCCCATCCTGTACTGGTTCTCCGCTCACCTGCTTCAAGAACACGAACCTTTGCTCTGGAGCGAAGGGACCGATCATCAAACCACGTCTCTTCGGGGTGAATCTCCCGGTTCCCGCGGGAAAGGAGCTGCTGCGAACCCCGTCCTGAGGCTGCTGAGCAACTGGAGGTTCATCACCCCCCTCAGCAAATGCGTCCtgggttttttcctgtcctactggctgctggggctggttcTGCACTGCAACTTCTTGCCGTGGACATAG
- the PIGV gene encoding GPI mannosyltransferase 2 isoform X3 has product MEPVSRRDPLLREVLRFALRCRALALLLQALFNLLIPDHAADAFSPPRLSEPGPWDLLVERLLGGLSRWDAEHFLFIAERGYLYEHNCAFFPLYPLSLRAGAEAALWPLQRLLRLRSRLLLSAALLNSLFSVLAAAALYKLGCAVLRCRRAAFLAAVLFCVSPANVFLAAAYSESMFSCLAFGAMWRLERGQRWLGALLFSLAAGARANGVVNAGFFLYSCAKRFILQLQVRSGSLRTLRPSWKRLLSAASSAVVCAGVFLPFALFQYYAYVRFCVPGADLQRAVPEPLLRLALDKGYRLAGARGVHPPWCSQRFPAVYPYIQDVYWNVGFLRYFELRQIPNFLLALPVTLLSSWAAWTYLMANPRHCLTLGLERRNSEEENKPRAGFCCPAVFVYVVHATALLLFGFFCMHVQVFSKLNDSTGSINLP; this is encoded by the exons ATGGAGCCGGTGAGCAGGCGAGACCCCCTCCTGCGGGAGGTGCTGCGCTTTGCGCTGCGCTGCAGAGCCCTGgcgctcctgctgcag gCTCTGTTTAACCTCCTGATCCCCGACCACGCCGCAGACGCCTTCTCCCCTCCTCGCCTCTCCGAGCCCGGCCCCTGGGACCTGCTGGTGGAGCGGCTGCTGGGCGGGCTGTCGCGCTGGGACGCCGAACATTTCCTCTTCATCGCCGAGCGCGGATACCTGTACGAGCACAACTGCGCCTTCTTCCCGCTGTACCCCCTGAGCCTGCGCGCCGGAGCCGAAGCCGCGCTGTGGCCTTTGCAGCGGCTGCTGCGTTTGCGGAGCCGCCTCCTGCTCTCCGCCGCGCTCCTCAATTCTCTGTTTTCCGTCCTGGCAGCCGCCGCGCTGTACAAACTGGGCTGCGCGGTGCTGCGCTGTCGCCGGGCGGCTTTTCTCGCCGCCGTTCTCTTTTGCGTCAGCCCTGCCAACGTATTTCTGGCAGCTGCTTACTCGGAGAGCATGTTTTCCTGCCTGGCGTTCGGTGCCATGTGGCGGCTGGAGCGGGGGCAGCGCTGGCTGGGCGCGCTGCTCTTCTCGCTCGCGGCCGGCGCCCGCGCCAACGGGGTTGTTAACGCCGGCTTCTTCCTCTACTCCTGCGCCAAACGCTTCATCCTCCAGCTCCAGGTGCGTTCGGGATCGCTAAGGACGCTCCGTCCGTCGTGGAAGCGGCTCCTTAGCGCGGCGTCCTCAGCCGTTGTGTGCGCTGGGgtgtttttgccttttgctttgtttcagtaTTACGCCTACGTGAGGTTCTGCGTGCCCGGCGCTGACCTGCAGCGGGCTGTCCCGGAGCCGCTGCTGCGACTGGCTCTGGACAAGGGGTATCGGCTGGCGGGGGCGCGCGGGGTTCACCCCCCTTGGTGCTCCCAGCGGTTCCCCGCGGTCTATCCCTATATCCAAGATGTTTACTGGAACGTTGGCTTTCTGCGGTATTTCGAGCTCAGGCAGATCCCaaatttccttcttgctttGCCCGTCACGCTCCTGAGCTCCTGGGCTGCCTGGACCTACCTCATGGCAAACCCCCGGCACTGCCTGACTCTTGGTctagagaggagaaacagcgaagaagaaaataaaccaagagCTGGATTTTGCTGCCCCGCTGTCTTCGTGTACGTGGTCCACGCCACGGCCCTGCTGCTCTTCGGGTTTTTCTGCATGCACGTGCAG gtcttttccaagctaaatgATTCTACGGGCTCTATAAATCTCccctga
- the ZDHHC18 gene encoding palmitoyltransferase ZDHHC18 isoform X3, protein MTLWTPSGPRRCPFLARHLTLAIPIIAAILFFFVISCLLQTSFRDPGILPRATPSEAADLEKRIDSMGTSTYRPPARTMEVVINKYVVKLKYCYTCKMFRPPRTSHCSVCDNCVERFDHHCPWVGNCVGKRNYRYFYAFILSLSFLTAFIFACVVTHLTLRSQRDGFLTTLKTTPASVLELVICFFSVWSILGLSGFHTYLVASNLTTNEDIKGSWSNKRGSEFANPYSHKSVLTNCCAVLCGPFHPSLIDRRGFIQPDVGTPSSPKSEIPSFGAKPDTSMEDACQDFAISCTA, encoded by the exons ATGACGCTGTGGACACCGAGCGGACCGCGGCG CTGCCCCTTCCTTGCCCGTCACCTCACCTTGGCCATCCCCATCATCGCCGCCatcctcttcttcttcgtcATCAGCTGCCTGCTCCAGACCAGCTTCAGAGACCCAGGAATCCTGCCCAGAGCCACCCCCAGCGAGGCCGCAGACCTGGAAAAGCGGATCG ACAGCATGGGCACCTCCACCTACCGCCCGCCGGCCCGCACCATGGAGGTGGTCATCAACAAGTACGTGGTGAAGCTCAAGTACTGCTACACCTGCAAAATGTTCCGCCCTCCGCGCACCTCTCACTGCAGCGTCTGCGACAACTGCGTCG AGAGGTTCGATCACCACTGCCCCTGGGTGGGCAACTGCGTGGGGAAGCGCAACTACCGCTACTTCTACGCCTTcatcctctccctctccttcctcaccgCCTTCATCTTCGCCTGCGTCGTCACCCACCTCACTCTGC gcTCTCAGAGAGATGGATTCCTCACCACTCTGAAGACGACACCTGCGAG tgtgctggagctggtgatctgttttttctcagtctGGTCTATTTTGGGCCTCTCAGGTTTTCACACTTACTTAGTCGCCTCCAACCTGACAACAAATGAAGAT atCAAAGGGTCCTGGTCAAATAAGAGGGGCTCAGAGTTTGCCAATCCCTACAGCCATAAAAGCGTCCTCACAAACTGCTGCGCGGTGCTGTGCGGACCCTTCCATCCCAG tttGATAGACAGGAGAGGATTTATCCAGCCAGACGTCGGGACCCCGTCCAGTCCGAAGAGCGAAATCCCTTCCTTCGGAGCCAAACCCGACACCAGCATG GAGGACGCCTGCCAGGACTTTGCCATTTCCTGCACAGCCTGA
- the ZDHHC18 gene encoding palmitoyltransferase ZDHHC18 isoform X1: MKECEYRQIPPGVAAPGTPAAVTSPPPAAAGPERPGAARRPRRKWEVFPGRNRFYCGGRLMLARHSGVFALTLGLILLTSGLFFAFDCPFLARHLTLAIPIIAAILFFFVISCLLQTSFRDPGILPRATPSEAADLEKRIDSMGTSTYRPPARTMEVVINKYVVKLKYCYTCKMFRPPRTSHCSVCDNCVERFDHHCPWVGNCVGKRNYRYFYAFILSLSFLTAFIFACVVTHLTLRSQRDGFLTTLKTTPASVLELVICFFSVWSILGLSGFHTYLVASNLTTNEDIKGSWSNKRGSEFANPYSHKSVLTNCCAVLCGPFHPSLIDRRGFIQPDVGTPSSPKSEIPSFGAKPDTSMEDACQDFAISCTA; the protein is encoded by the exons ATGAAGGAGTGCGAGTACCGGCAGATCCCGCCCGGGGTAGCGGCACCGGGCACACCGGCTGCAGTCACCTCCCCGCCTCCCGCAGCCGCCGGCCCGGAGCGGCCCGGTGcggcccggcggccccggcggaAGTGGGAGGTGTTCCCGGGCCGTAACCGCTTCTACTGCGGCGGGCGGCTGATGCTGGCGCGGCACAGCGGAGTGTTCGCGCTCACCCTCGGCCTCATCCTGCTCACCAGCGGCCTCTTCTTCGCCTTCGA CTGCCCCTTCCTTGCCCGTCACCTCACCTTGGCCATCCCCATCATCGCCGCCatcctcttcttcttcgtcATCAGCTGCCTGCTCCAGACCAGCTTCAGAGACCCAGGAATCCTGCCCAGAGCCACCCCCAGCGAGGCCGCAGACCTGGAAAAGCGGATCG ACAGCATGGGCACCTCCACCTACCGCCCGCCGGCCCGCACCATGGAGGTGGTCATCAACAAGTACGTGGTGAAGCTCAAGTACTGCTACACCTGCAAAATGTTCCGCCCTCCGCGCACCTCTCACTGCAGCGTCTGCGACAACTGCGTCG AGAGGTTCGATCACCACTGCCCCTGGGTGGGCAACTGCGTGGGGAAGCGCAACTACCGCTACTTCTACGCCTTcatcctctccctctccttcctcaccgCCTTCATCTTCGCCTGCGTCGTCACCCACCTCACTCTGC gcTCTCAGAGAGATGGATTCCTCACCACTCTGAAGACGACACCTGCGAG tgtgctggagctggtgatctgttttttctcagtctGGTCTATTTTGGGCCTCTCAGGTTTTCACACTTACTTAGTCGCCTCCAACCTGACAACAAATGAAGAT atCAAAGGGTCCTGGTCAAATAAGAGGGGCTCAGAGTTTGCCAATCCCTACAGCCATAAAAGCGTCCTCACAAACTGCTGCGCGGTGCTGTGCGGACCCTTCCATCCCAG tttGATAGACAGGAGAGGATTTATCCAGCCAGACGTCGGGACCCCGTCCAGTCCGAAGAGCGAAATCCCTTCCTTCGGAGCCAAACCCGACACCAGCATG GAGGACGCCTGCCAGGACTTTGCCATTTCCTGCACAGCCTGA
- the ZDHHC18 gene encoding palmitoyltransferase ZDHHC18 isoform X2 has protein sequence MKECEYRQIPPGVAAPGTPAAVTSPPPAAAGPERPGAARRPRRKWEVFPGRNRFYCGGRLMLARHSGVFALTLGLILLTSGLFFAFDCPFLARHLTLAIPIIAAILFFFVISCLLQTSFRDPGILPRATPSEAADLEKRIDSMGTSTYRPPARTMEVVINKYVVKLKYCYTCKMFRPPRTSHCSVCDNCVERFDHHCPWVGNCVGKRNYRYFYAFILSLSFLTAFIFACVVTHLTLRSQRDGFLTTLKTTPASVLELVICFFSVWSILGLSGFHTYLVASNLTTNEDIKGSWSNKRGSEFANPYSHKSVLTNCCAVLCGPFHPSLIDRRGFIQPDVGTPSSPKSEIPSFGAKPDTSMVGGIP, from the exons ATGAAGGAGTGCGAGTACCGGCAGATCCCGCCCGGGGTAGCGGCACCGGGCACACCGGCTGCAGTCACCTCCCCGCCTCCCGCAGCCGCCGGCCCGGAGCGGCCCGGTGcggcccggcggccccggcggaAGTGGGAGGTGTTCCCGGGCCGTAACCGCTTCTACTGCGGCGGGCGGCTGATGCTGGCGCGGCACAGCGGAGTGTTCGCGCTCACCCTCGGCCTCATCCTGCTCACCAGCGGCCTCTTCTTCGCCTTCGA CTGCCCCTTCCTTGCCCGTCACCTCACCTTGGCCATCCCCATCATCGCCGCCatcctcttcttcttcgtcATCAGCTGCCTGCTCCAGACCAGCTTCAGAGACCCAGGAATCCTGCCCAGAGCCACCCCCAGCGAGGCCGCAGACCTGGAAAAGCGGATCG ACAGCATGGGCACCTCCACCTACCGCCCGCCGGCCCGCACCATGGAGGTGGTCATCAACAAGTACGTGGTGAAGCTCAAGTACTGCTACACCTGCAAAATGTTCCGCCCTCCGCGCACCTCTCACTGCAGCGTCTGCGACAACTGCGTCG AGAGGTTCGATCACCACTGCCCCTGGGTGGGCAACTGCGTGGGGAAGCGCAACTACCGCTACTTCTACGCCTTcatcctctccctctccttcctcaccgCCTTCATCTTCGCCTGCGTCGTCACCCACCTCACTCTGC gcTCTCAGAGAGATGGATTCCTCACCACTCTGAAGACGACACCTGCGAG tgtgctggagctggtgatctgttttttctcagtctGGTCTATTTTGGGCCTCTCAGGTTTTCACACTTACTTAGTCGCCTCCAACCTGACAACAAATGAAGAT atCAAAGGGTCCTGGTCAAATAAGAGGGGCTCAGAGTTTGCCAATCCCTACAGCCATAAAAGCGTCCTCACAAACTGCTGCGCGGTGCTGTGCGGACCCTTCCATCCCAG tttGATAGACAGGAGAGGATTTATCCAGCCAGACGTCGGGACCCCGTCCAGTCCGAAGAGCGAAATCCCTTCCTTCGGAGCCAAACCCGACACCAGCATGGTAGGCGGCATTCCCTAG